GTTGAATATGAATTTGTAGAAGAAGATATACAAAACAAAagtcctcttcttcttcaatctaATCCAATTCACAAGAAAATTCCAGTGCTAATTCACAATGGCAAGCCAATTTGTGAGTCAATGGTAATTGTTGAATACATTGATGAGACATTTGAAGGCCCTTCCATTTTGCCAAAAGACCCTTATGATCGAGCTATAGCTCGTTTTTGGGCTAAGTTCTTTGATGATAAGGTAAATTCTTTTGGATTTAAGAGATATATACTCTAAAacgtaaatattttatttgtcgCAATTTATATGAAATAGTTCAGATTCTATTTTTTTACCACAATTTATTCATATGcccttttaatatttataattgtTAATTCTTGtgacttatagtactttttataaaatttctATGTAAATTAGTTTTcaaaaacttaaaaattatagGTCTGAATGTAgggtttaaataaaaaaaaattgattcgaatatcaaaatgtaaactgtgtcatataaattaaattaggGAGAGTATTCTTTTATATAAGTATCAGTATAATTTAATATTCCCTCGATCTCGAGTTGATCATAACTTGTcaaaattaaagatttcatatCCGAATTAACCGTCAAGATCTCAAAAGTTTGACTTTTCAAATCGGAAAGGTGTGACACATATTTGTCATATTTTGCAGTGTATGCCAGTAATGGGAAAAGCTATGTTCGGCAGTGGAGAGGAGTCAGACAAAGCTAAAGAGGAATTGGGTGAGTTAATAAAGATTCTTGAAAATGAGCTCAAAGACAAGAAGTTCTTTGTAGGTGACAAATTTGGATTTGCTGATATGGCTGGAAATTTGATGGCATATTGGATGGGAATTGTTGAAGAAGCCTCTGGAAATGTTTTTGTAACAAGTGAAAAGTTTCCAATATTTTGTACTTGGAGAGATGAGTACATTAATTGTAGCCCAATCAAGGAATATTTACCTTCAAGAGATGCAATACTTGCACATTTCAAAGCTCGTTTTCAAGCTGCTGCAGCTGCCCCTAAGTAAAAACCTTGTGAAATTTTCGAGTTTTTAATTTGTGTGGCAATATAACTAcctatttgaagaaaaatagcTTTATTCAACTTTACACATAGTAGGTAGTATGTTTGCTGTTTTTTGTTAGTTTGTGAGTGCATGTGCGTTGTAATTTCTTCGAAGctaataaatgctaagagtcATCTTTTTTGTCTTCACCTTTCCCAATTTTGTATTATAATGACTGAATCAGTTGTATTGgaattatttttcattcaataGTTAGTTTAGTATATTAAAATTGACACGTGTTAGcataatatcttaaaatatatttatttataaaaatattcttaataaatACGATGGAAAAGATTTTAAGAGTCAATTATGTTTGTAATCAtgttaaattatgtattaaaattttttGTGTTACTAATATCATGgattttcatgtattaattaACTATGCATATTTTAATACTAAATAGAGTGTATAACTAATGTATAGGTTAAAAAAGTGTACCAAATAACATATTAGTAATACACAAAGCAAAtacatgcattattttttctaatgtgTTATATCAAAATGACCcctaattatacataacataataaaacatataattaatatttgtaaTAATACACAAAAATCTAATACATGATATGTATTGTTTTTTCTAACCCTATATAGTTGATGATAAGTAGCCGGTCAACATGGAAGGGTCAAAAAGTCAGATAATGCATTTGTTGGTTTTCATGTATAAAAGAAGACAATgaaatcaagaatgaaaaccCACCGcacatatataaatttcatcaaCATAGAAAAGtagtcaaaaagaataaaaagagagAAACTTAAGTGGTGAGATATGGCAGAAGTGAAGTTGATTGGCTTTCCACTAAGCCCTTTTAGTCGTAGAGTTGAATGGGCTTTGAAAGTTAAGGGAGTTGAATATGAATTTATAGAAGAAGATCTACAAAATAAGAGCCCTCTGCTTCTTCAATCGAACCCTGTTCACAAGAAAATCCCAGTGTTAATTCACAATGGAAAGTCCATTTGTGAATCAATGGTAATTGTTGAATACATTGATGAGACATTTGAAGGCCCTCCAATCTTGCCTAAAGACCCTTATGATCGAGCTTTAGCGCGTTTTTGGGCTAAGTTCCTTGATGATACGGTACGTTGTATATACTTGACTCTAACTTTATTTTATACTATTCGTACAATTATAAGCTTTGATCATGATTTATAGTAGATTAGTTactattttttacaaaatttgcAAATTACTAGCGTTTatcattaaaatttatttgcACTTATCTTATTAGTAATTATGAAACTTAAAGTTTTTGAGTGATATTGCAGTGTATACCAGTATTGGGGAAAGTATTGTTTGGCAGAGGGGAGGAGGCAGAAAAATCCAAAGAGGAATTTGGTGAGCTGTTGAAGATTCTTGATAATGAGGTCAAGGACAAGTTGTTCTTTGTGGGAGACAAATTTGGATTTGCTGATGTAGTTGCTAATTTTATGGCATTTTGGCTGGGAATTCTTGAAGAAGCCTCTGGAGTTGTTTTTGTGACAAGtgaaaaatttccaaatttttgtGCTTGGAGAGATAATTACATTGAATGTAGCCAAGTCAAGGAATATTTACCTTCAAGAGATGTGTTACTTGCCAATTTCCAAACTCGTTTCCAAGCTGCAGCTACTCCAAATTGAACACTTATTTATTTGTGAAAAATATCAATATTGGTTGTGGCAATAAAACTAGCCAAGCTTAGCCAGCTTTTCACTTTGTATGGTTGGCAGTAATCTTTATGTTTCTATTTTGCTGGTTTGTTAGTAATTGTATGAGTGTGTAATTAATTTCTTCCATCTATAAAATTACCTATTAGTAAATTGTGACTCCTGTTTT
This DNA window, taken from Solanum dulcamara chromosome 3, daSolDulc1.2, whole genome shotgun sequence, encodes the following:
- the LOC129882312 gene encoding probable glutathione S-transferase: MAEVKLLGVSLSPFSRRVEWALKIKGVEYEFVEEDIQNKSPLLLQSNPIHKKIPVLIHNGKPICESMVIVEYIDETFEGPSILPKDPYDRAIARFWAKFFDDKCMPVMGKAMFGSGEESDKAKEELGELIKILENELKDKKFFVGDKFGFADMAGNLMAYWMGIVEEASGNVFVTSEKFPIFCTWRDEYINCSPIKEYLPSRDAILAHFKARFQAAAAAPK
- the LOC129882313 gene encoding probable glutathione S-transferase, translated to MAEVKLIGFPLSPFSRRVEWALKVKGVEYEFIEEDLQNKSPLLLQSNPVHKKIPVLIHNGKSICESMVIVEYIDETFEGPPILPKDPYDRALARFWAKFLDDTCIPVLGKVLFGRGEEAEKSKEEFGELLKILDNEVKDKLFFVGDKFGFADVVANFMAFWLGILEEASGVVFVTSEKFPNFCAWRDNYIECSQVKEYLPSRDVLLANFQTRFQAAATPN